The following are encoded together in the bacterium genome:
- a CDS encoding phytase — MNDDTPGNAHSATETTDDEPTSQTGIARRTVLKGAMATAPLLLLGPSLLQPRRAYAAGNVGPSTTTEPYMIPSVAGVRIVSLLTVGDGVGGYRMVGIPDGLGAFQSKRGEITLLMNHEISSGAPGAVRAHGSNGAFVSRWTIDKKTLAVTSGADLTPSPNHVYRWDRTQKRWFQGTTRWERFCSADLASAKAFGSQSHGTRERIFLNGEETTDGRAWAHVVTGAHAGESWELPRFGRLAWENAVASPSAQRKTIVMCLDDSSANGFPTSTPNATDYPSEVYVYIGEKQKGGHPVEAAGLTNGKLYGLRVTRTDGSTVLGEHNDHGLGTTSFVGSARFTLVEVGPGGDVSGFANAAQLEQESIDKKVCRFQRVEDGAWDPRKKHDFYFVTTASLTTNCRLWRVRFDNVEKPEKGGTLTIMLKGDEGHRMLDNVTIDRRGRILMDEDPGNNGRLAKLWMYDIAKAKLTQVAEHDPRFFDASIPSNPDFLTQDEESSGLIDAEDLLGKGWFLFDVQVHKVSADAELVEGGQLLALYVDPKLG; from the coding sequence ATGAACGACGACACTCCCGGCAACGCCCACTCTGCCACGGAGACGACCGACGACGAACCCACTTCCCAAACCGGCATCGCGCGCCGCACCGTCCTGAAGGGTGCGATGGCGACGGCGCCGCTGCTCCTGCTCGGCCCGTCCCTGCTCCAACCCCGTAGGGCATACGCCGCGGGCAACGTCGGCCCGAGCACGACCACCGAGCCGTACATGATCCCGAGCGTCGCCGGCGTGCGGATCGTCTCGCTCCTGACAGTCGGCGACGGCGTCGGCGGATACCGCATGGTCGGCATCCCCGACGGCCTCGGCGCGTTTCAGAGCAAGCGCGGCGAGATCACCCTGCTCATGAACCACGAGATCAGCAGCGGCGCGCCGGGCGCGGTCCGGGCGCACGGCTCGAACGGCGCCTTCGTGTCGCGCTGGACGATCGACAAGAAGACGCTCGCGGTCACGTCCGGCGCGGATCTCACGCCCTCGCCGAACCACGTCTACCGCTGGGACCGCACGCAGAAGAGGTGGTTCCAGGGCACCACGCGGTGGGAGCGGTTCTGCTCCGCCGACCTGGCGAGCGCGAAGGCGTTCGGCAGCCAGAGCCACGGCACCCGCGAGCGCATCTTCCTGAACGGCGAGGAGACCACCGACGGTCGCGCCTGGGCCCACGTCGTCACCGGCGCCCACGCCGGCGAGAGCTGGGAGCTGCCGCGCTTCGGCCGCCTCGCGTGGGAGAACGCGGTCGCGAGCCCCAGCGCCCAACGCAAGACGATCGTCATGTGCCTGGACGACTCGAGCGCCAACGGCTTCCCGACCTCGACGCCGAACGCGACCGACTACCCGAGCGAGGTCTACGTCTACATCGGCGAGAAGCAGAAGGGCGGGCACCCGGTCGAGGCCGCCGGCCTCACCAACGGCAAGCTCTACGGCCTCCGGGTGACGCGCACCGACGGCTCGACCGTCCTCGGCGAGCACAACGACCACGGCCTCGGCACGACGAGCTTCGTCGGCTCGGCTCGCTTCACGCTGGTCGAGGTCGGGCCGGGCGGCGACGTCTCCGGCTTCGCCAACGCCGCCCAGCTCGAGCAGGAGTCGATCGACAAGAAGGTCTGCCGCTTCCAGCGCGTCGAGGACGGCGCCTGGGACCCGCGCAAGAAACACGACTTCTACTTCGTCACCACCGCCAGCCTCACGACCAACTGCCGGCTGTGGCGGGTCCGCTTCGACAACGTCGAGAAACCCGAGAAGGGCGGCACGCTCACGATCATGCTGAAGGGCGACGAGGGCCATCGCATGCTCGACAACGTCACCATCGATCGCCGCGGCCGCATCCTGATGGACGAGGACCCGGGCAACAACGGGCGTCTCGCGAAGCTCTGGATGTACGACATCGCCAAGGCGAAGCTGACCCAGGTGGCGGAGCACGACCCGAGGTTCTTCGACGCCAGCATCCCGAGCAACCCCGACTTCCTCACCCAGGACGAGGAATCGTCGGGCCTCATCGACGCCGAGGATCTCCTCGGCAAGGGCTGGTTCCTGTTCGACGTCCAGGTCCACAAGGTGAGCGCCGACGCGGAGCTGGTCGAGGGCGGGCAGCTGCTCGCGCTCTACGTCGATCCGAAGCTCGGCTGA
- a CDS encoding DUF2277 domain-containing protein: MCRNIRTLYNFQPPATDGEIHASALQFVRKLSGFTHPSKANEAAFEHAVHEVTRAAHRLLDSLVTTSPPRDREVEAAKARARATERFRTP; this comes from the coding sequence ATGTGTCGCAACATCCGGACCCTGTACAACTTCCAGCCGCCTGCCACCGACGGGGAGATCCACGCGTCGGCGCTCCAGTTCGTGCGCAAGCTGAGCGGCTTCACGCACCCGTCGAAGGCGAACGAGGCGGCGTTCGAGCACGCCGTCCACGAGGTGACACGGGCCGCGCACCGGCTGCTCGACTCGCTGGTCACGACGTCGCCGCCGCGCGACCGCGAGGTCGAAGCCGCCAAGGCCCGCGCCCGCGCCACCGAGCGTTTTCGCACCCCGTGA
- a CDS encoding diacylglycerol kinase family protein, with protein MGQPNAFTFTGRLRSLKCALTGIQVMIRSQRNAWIHAVATVVVTALGLWLGLGAGEWCWIVLAIVSVWTAEALNTAFEFLTDVASPTFHPIAAHAKDVAAGAVLLAAAGALVIAVLVLGPHVLHALG; from the coding sequence ATGGGCCAGCCGAACGCGTTCACGTTCACGGGGCGCCTGCGCAGCCTGAAGTGCGCCCTCACCGGCATCCAGGTGATGATCCGCTCGCAACGCAACGCCTGGATCCACGCGGTGGCGACCGTGGTCGTGACCGCGCTCGGTCTCTGGCTCGGGCTGGGCGCCGGCGAGTGGTGCTGGATCGTCCTGGCGATCGTGTCGGTGTGGACGGCGGAGGCGCTCAACACGGCCTTCGAGTTCCTCACCGACGTCGCCTCGCCCACCTTCCACCCGATCGCGGCGCACGCGAAGGACGTCGCCGCCGGCGCCGTGCTCCTGGCGGCGGCCGGCGCGCTCGTCATCGCGGTCCTGGTGCTCGGGCCGCACGTGCTGCACGCACTCGGGTGA
- a CDS encoding GFA family protein, with protein MGMQGGCYCGALRYEASGAALFKGQCHCRECQYISGGHPNVVMGFTDDGFAYTKGAPKQFTRRDIPNAVTRDFCGDCGTHIMTRSPGFPGVTILKVGTLDDPGVFGAPEMVIFTVDKQSFHHVPDGIPAFERTPG; from the coding sequence ATGGGCATGCAAGGCGGATGCTACTGCGGCGCGCTGCGCTACGAGGCGAGCGGCGCGGCGCTCTTCAAGGGCCAGTGTCACTGTCGCGAGTGCCAGTACATCTCGGGCGGCCATCCCAACGTCGTCATGGGCTTCACGGACGACGGCTTCGCCTACACGAAGGGGGCACCGAAGCAGTTCACGCGCCGCGACATCCCGAACGCCGTGACGCGCGACTTCTGCGGCGACTGCGGCACGCACATCATGACGCGCTCGCCGGGCTTCCCGGGCGTCACCATCCTGAAGGTCGGGACGCTCGACGATCCCGGCGTCTTCGGGGCACCCGAGATGGTGATCTTCACCGTCGACAAGCAGAGCTTCCACCACGTCCCCGACGGCATCCCGGCGTTCGAGCGGACGCCCGGCTGA
- a CDS encoding DUF3565 domain-containing protein — MQRPITGFTTDAEGDWVALLACGHPQHVRHRPPFTLRPWVVTEEGRRSRLGVPLDCARCDAFEIPAGFAPYRETPVFTEATVPDALRRDHTTRPGVWARIVVHEGRLRYVVDALGVARELSPAQPGVVLPEVAHHVEPLGPVRFQVEFWRASRREPR, encoded by the coding sequence ATGCAGCGGCCGATCACCGGCTTCACGACCGACGCGGAGGGCGACTGGGTCGCGCTCCTCGCCTGCGGGCATCCGCAGCACGTCCGGCATCGGCCGCCGTTCACCCTCCGTCCCTGGGTCGTCACCGAGGAGGGCCGTCGCAGCCGGCTCGGCGTCCCGCTCGACTGCGCGCGCTGCGACGCCTTCGAGATCCCCGCCGGCTTCGCGCCCTACAGGGAGACGCCGGTCTTCACCGAGGCGACGGTACCCGACGCCCTGCGCAGGGATCACACGACGCGGCCGGGCGTGTGGGCGCGGATCGTCGTGCACGAGGGGCGGCTGCGTTACGTGGTGGACGCGCTGGGCGTCGCGCGCGAGCTGTCGCCGGCGCAGCCGGGCGTCGTGCTGCCCGAGGTCGCGCATCACGTCGAGCCGCTCGGACCGGTGCGCTTCCAGGTCGAGTTCTGGCGTGCCTCCCGCAGAGAGCCCCGATGA
- a CDS encoding GNAT family N-acetyltransferase encodes MSVRLRFATRADVPALEALIARSARALGAADYTPAQVEGALRGAFGVDTQLLDDGTYFVAAEGERLVACGGWSRRRTLFGGDAAVDRDAGLLDPAVDAARVRAFFVDPDHARRGLGRAILAHCEAAARTEGFTRLALMATLPGVRLYAAHGWIAGTPIEHPVGDGVTITFVPMTKTIP; translated from the coding sequence ATGAGCGTCCGCCTCCGGTTCGCGACCCGCGCCGACGTCCCCGCGCTCGAGGCGCTGATCGCGCGTTCGGCACGGGCGCTGGGCGCTGCCGACTACACCCCGGCGCAGGTCGAGGGCGCGCTGCGCGGCGCGTTCGGCGTCGACACCCAGCTCCTCGACGACGGCACCTACTTCGTGGCTGCCGAGGGCGAGCGGCTCGTCGCCTGTGGGGGCTGGAGCCGCCGCCGGACGCTGTTCGGCGGCGACGCCGCTGTCGACCGCGATGCCGGGCTGCTCGATCCAGCCGTCGACGCCGCCCGCGTCCGCGCGTTCTTCGTCGACCCGGACCATGCGCGCCGGGGTCTCGGACGCGCCATCCTCGCGCACTGCGAGGCCGCGGCCCGCACGGAGGGATTCACGCGCCTGGCGCTGATGGCGACGCTGCCCGGCGTGCGCCTCTACGCGGCGCACGGATGGATCGCCGGGACGCCGATCGAGCATCCCGTCGGCGACGGCGTCACGATCACCTTCGTGCCCATGACGAAGACGATCCCGTGA
- a CDS encoding 2,4'-dihydroxyacetophenone dioxygenase family protein, translating into MLEAIPTAVHRDDASLPYLTIDQGIEIKVLQIKVKEGLWVIRNRFAPGATVQTHKHTGGVFAFTTRGAWRYRESDFVNTAGSYLYEPAGSVHTLVVPEQNTEPTEVWFAITGANLNLTADGSVEMVIDAGLVLDFYLAGCEAAGLGRPNVIVD; encoded by the coding sequence ATGCTGGAAGCCATCCCCACGGCCGTCCATCGCGACGACGCGAGCCTGCCCTACCTGACGATCGACCAGGGCATCGAAATCAAGGTCCTGCAGATCAAGGTGAAGGAGGGCCTGTGGGTCATCCGGAACCGCTTCGCGCCGGGCGCAACGGTGCAGACGCACAAGCACACCGGCGGCGTGTTCGCCTTCACGACCCGCGGCGCCTGGCGCTACCGCGAGTCGGACTTCGTCAACACCGCGGGCTCCTATCTCTACGAGCCCGCCGGCTCGGTGCACACGCTCGTGGTTCCCGAGCAGAACACGGAGCCCACCGAGGTGTGGTTCGCGATCACCGGCGCCAACCTGAACCTCACCGCCGACGGCAGCGTCGAGATGGTGATCGACGCGGGGCTCGTCCTCGACTTCTACCTCGCGGGCTGCGAGGCAGCGGGGCTCGGGCGGCCGAACGTGATCGTCGACTGA